GTTTGGAGGGGGGGGAGGAATATAATTCCCCTGAAAAAGAGCCGGCCCGAAGAGTTCGGGCCGGCAGTCTCATTTTATGGATCTACTGAAATCAACGGGTCATCGATTCCAGGCTTCTGACAGGATCTATTCCTCTTCCGGAAGTATTCGCGTAATCGATTTGATGATAACCGGTTTTACCGGGACATCTCCGTAGCTGCCTTTCGTCGTAGTCTTGACGAGCTTGATCTTGTCGATCACGTCCATTCCCTCGGTCACTATACCGAATGCACAGTAGCCGAAGCCTCTGTCGGTCTTATCCTTGTGGTCGAGAGCGGGATTGTCGTTCACATTGATAAAGAACTGACTCGTTCCACTGTCGACTACGTCTGTCCTGGCCATGGCGATCGTATATTTGAGGTTCTTCACTCCGTTGGCGGCCTCGTTCTTGATCGGAGGGGCTGTATCTTTCTTGCTCATTTCCTTTGTGAATCCGCCACCCTGGATCATGAATGTGCTGATGACTCTGTGGAATATTGTGCCGTTATAGTACTTCTTGTCTACATAGTTCAGGAAGTTCTCCACTGTGATCGGGGCCTTGTCGTCGAAAAGCTCTATTGTAAAATTACCCATTGTGGTTTTCACA
The DNA window shown above is from Candidatus Latescibacterota bacterium and carries:
- a CDS encoding peptidyl-prolyl cis-trans isomerase, with translation MVFVKTTMGNFTIELFDDKAPITVENFLNYVDKKYYNGTIFHRVISTFMIQGGGFTKEMSKKDTAPPIKNEAANGVKNLKYTIAMARTDVVDSGTSQFFINVNDNPALDHKDKTDRGFGYCAFGIVTEGMDVIDKIKLVKTTTKGSYGDVPVKPVIIKSITRILPEEE